A genome region from Variovorax paradoxus includes the following:
- a CDS encoding FAD-binding oxidoreductase has translation MPAPAVDWDAVRADLHGLNVITAPAQRKQLSKDFYWYSPILTAQLAGRVADLVVKVGTEDDVRQAAAVAAKWKLPLTVRAGGTGNYGQCVPLEGGIVLDVTQMCRVLDIQPGRMRVEAGARMHDIDLAARETGQALRMWPSTWHVASIGGFIAGGFGGIGSFRHGILRDPGNLLRARVMTVEREPRVIELVGDEIQQVHHAYGTNGVILDVEVALSPAVEWVHCTVLFETYRGALDFGIAAQAPTLDIFLLSTVEARFSPYYTAMRDRFPIDRHAVFTMVSPESMADFRALAQAHGGTISVAGTEAELLADGLPPAYECAFNHTTLQALKADRGWTYLQVAYAQPFDPAVVERHLRIFGDDVLQHQDFARAGGECGTFGILLVRWKGEAHQYELIREIESEGGCQIFNPHVVTIEDGGMKTIDTHQIEFKKRSDPMGLMNPGKTRGWSPEMAVER, from the coding sequence ATGCCGGCGCCCGCCGTCGACTGGGATGCCGTGCGTGCGGACCTGCACGGCCTCAACGTGATCACCGCGCCCGCGCAGCGCAAGCAGCTGTCCAAGGATTTCTACTGGTACAGCCCCATCCTGACCGCGCAGCTCGCAGGCCGGGTGGCCGACCTCGTCGTGAAGGTCGGCACCGAGGACGACGTGCGGCAGGCCGCAGCGGTGGCCGCGAAGTGGAAGCTGCCGCTCACCGTGCGCGCCGGCGGCACCGGCAACTACGGCCAGTGCGTGCCGCTCGAAGGCGGCATCGTGCTCGACGTGACGCAGATGTGCCGCGTGCTCGACATCCAGCCCGGCCGCATGCGCGTGGAGGCCGGCGCACGCATGCACGACATCGACCTCGCCGCGCGCGAGACCGGCCAGGCGCTGCGCATGTGGCCCTCGACGTGGCACGTGGCATCGATCGGCGGCTTCATCGCGGGCGGCTTCGGCGGCATCGGCTCGTTCCGCCACGGCATCCTGCGCGACCCCGGCAACCTGCTGCGCGCACGCGTGATGACGGTGGAGCGCGAGCCGCGCGTCATCGAGCTCGTCGGCGACGAGATCCAGCAGGTGCACCACGCCTACGGCACCAACGGCGTGATCCTCGACGTCGAAGTGGCCCTGAGCCCGGCCGTCGAATGGGTGCACTGCACGGTGCTGTTCGAGACGTACCGCGGCGCGCTCGATTTCGGCATCGCCGCGCAGGCGCCGACGCTCGACATCTTCCTGCTCTCGACCGTCGAGGCGCGCTTCTCGCCCTACTACACGGCGATGCGCGACCGCTTTCCGATCGACCGGCACGCGGTCTTCACCATGGTCTCGCCCGAGTCGATGGCCGACTTCCGCGCCCTCGCCCAGGCGCATGGCGGCACGATCTCCGTGGCCGGCACCGAGGCCGAGCTGCTCGCCGACGGCCTGCCGCCGGCCTACGAGTGCGCCTTCAACCACACGACGCTGCAGGCGCTGAAGGCCGACCGCGGCTGGACCTACCTGCAGGTGGCCTACGCGCAGCCCTTCGACCCGGCGGTGGTCGAGCGGCACCTGCGCATCTTCGGCGACGACGTGCTGCAGCACCAGGACTTCGCGCGCGCCGGCGGCGAGTGCGGCACCTTCGGCATCCTGCTGGTGCGGTGGAAGGGCGAGGCGCACCAGTACGAGCTGATCCGCGAGATCGAGTCCGAGGGCGGCTGCCAGATCTTCAACCCGCATGTGGTCACCATCGAGGACGGCGGCATGAAGACGATCGACACGCATCAGATCGAATTCAAGAAGCGCAGCGACCCGATGGGCCTGATGAACCCGGGCAAGACACGCGGCTGGTCGCCCGAGATGGCCGTGGAACGGTAG
- a CDS encoding ABC transporter substrate-binding protein: MRIPAVPLRTLALGLAIAGAALGAQAQEKVVFATNWKAQAGHGGFYQALVDGTYKKYGLDVEIQQGGPMVNNRPMLPAGKIDFLMTGNLLQSFDNVKNGVPTVVVAAFFQKDPQAMFAHPGQGFDTFKDMTKAPVAFIGKDGQFSFWQWMKSEHGFKDSQLKPYTFNVGPFLADKKSIQQGYAISEPLSIKAQAGFDPVVQLLADNGFSTYSTTIETRADLIKNKPETVRKFVEASIIGWNNYLYGDNKAANELIAKTNPDSPVATLQGSIELMKKMGIVDSGESLTKGIGAMDEARVKDFYDKMVKAGLYKAGEVDLSKVVTTQFVNKGVGLDVRKKLTGK, translated from the coding sequence ATGCGCATCCCCGCTGTCCCCCTCCGCACGCTGGCCCTCGGCCTGGCGATCGCCGGCGCCGCCCTCGGCGCGCAGGCACAGGAAAAAGTGGTGTTCGCCACCAACTGGAAGGCACAGGCCGGCCACGGCGGCTTCTACCAGGCGCTGGTGGACGGCACCTACAAGAAGTACGGCCTCGACGTCGAGATCCAGCAGGGCGGACCGATGGTCAACAACCGGCCGATGCTGCCGGCCGGCAAGATCGACTTCCTCATGACCGGCAACCTGCTGCAGTCCTTCGACAACGTCAAGAACGGCGTGCCGACGGTGGTGGTGGCGGCCTTCTTCCAGAAGGACCCGCAGGCGATGTTCGCCCACCCCGGGCAGGGCTTCGACACCTTCAAGGACATGACCAAGGCGCCGGTGGCCTTCATCGGCAAGGACGGGCAGTTCAGCTTCTGGCAGTGGATGAAGTCGGAGCACGGCTTCAAGGACTCGCAGCTCAAGCCGTACACCTTCAACGTCGGCCCGTTCCTGGCCGACAAGAAATCGATCCAGCAGGGCTACGCCATTTCCGAGCCGCTGTCGATCAAGGCGCAGGCCGGCTTCGATCCGGTGGTGCAACTGCTGGCCGACAACGGCTTCTCGACCTACTCGACCACCATCGAGACGCGCGCCGACCTCATCAAGAACAAGCCCGAGACGGTGCGCAAGTTCGTCGAGGCCTCGATCATCGGCTGGAACAACTACCTCTACGGTGACAACAAGGCCGCCAACGAACTCATTGCCAAGACCAACCCCGACTCGCCGGTGGCCACGCTGCAGGGCTCGATCGAGCTCATGAAGAAGATGGGCATCGTCGACAGCGGCGAGTCGCTCACCAAGGGCATCGGCGCGATGGACGAGGCGCGCGTGAAGGACTTCTACGACAAGATGGTCAAGGCCGGCCTGTACAAGGCGGGCGAGGTCGACCTGTCGAAGGTGGTGACCACGCAGTTCGTCAACAAGGGCGTGGGCCTGGACGTGCGCAAGAAGCTCACCGGCAAGTAA
- a CDS encoding NAD(P)H-dependent oxidoreductase — translation MKTLVVHCHPNPDSFNHALYRTALEALSPRHTVKAIDLYAEGFDPTLTREERIAYLDNPDLIRERVKPHVEALLWAEHLVFVFPTWFHGPPSMLKGWLERVWLPGVAFLPAERKGQLAKSGLRHIQRLTVVTTGGSPRWFVMVIGDPGRRLFTRALRALFAWRCKVTWLQLHDMNAVTAHDRSHFLERVSRKLGSI, via the coding sequence ATGAAAACGCTCGTCGTCCATTGCCATCCGAACCCTGACAGCTTCAACCACGCGCTCTACCGCACCGCCCTCGAGGCGCTCTCGCCGCGACACACCGTCAAGGCTATCGACCTGTACGCCGAGGGCTTCGACCCGACGCTGACGCGCGAAGAGCGCATCGCCTACCTCGACAACCCCGACCTGATCCGCGAACGCGTGAAACCCCACGTCGAAGCGCTGCTGTGGGCCGAACATCTGGTGTTCGTGTTTCCCACCTGGTTCCACGGGCCGCCGTCGATGCTGAAGGGCTGGCTGGAGCGGGTGTGGCTGCCCGGGGTGGCCTTCCTGCCGGCGGAACGCAAGGGACAGCTCGCGAAGTCGGGCCTGCGGCACATCCAGCGGCTGACGGTGGTGACCACCGGCGGTTCGCCGCGCTGGTTCGTGATGGTCATCGGCGACCCGGGCCGGCGGCTCTTCACGCGCGCGCTGCGCGCGCTGTTCGCGTGGCGCTGCAAGGTCACCTGGCTGCAGCTGCACGACATGAACGCCGTCACCGCGCACGACCGGAGCCACTTCCTCGAGCGCGTGTCGCGCAAGCTGGGCAGCATCTAG